A single genomic interval of Solimonas sp. K1W22B-7 harbors:
- a CDS encoding lytic transglycosylase domain-containing protein, which translates to MSARNPRTRGSILIVSALCCGAAFAEPPASPELPPALSQPPTAAEPNPAMPPPLPSAPTAANPVAATQNLAPAQAPLPKSVITVAEDPTPQFPRYASLQPRIDFWTRIFGQYSELQSVVHSAEYTHKVYAVLDFRGDAVTMNRFALGKWRSEEEERVKAQVERLLRSVHAKRHTPELLNADERRIFELYADIDDDSRFEKAMGTTRAQRGLQERTAAALATSGKYLPEMERIFRGYGLPTRLTRLPLVESSFNVEAYSKVGAAGLWQFMPASARMYMRLDNLVDDRRDPWTSTDAAARHLRDDYRVLGAWPLALTAYNHGRGGIARGLRETGGTTLPDLIRDYKSKSFGFASKNFYAEFIAASDVERNHQKHFGEVQRGAPVAFDVVETRHYVPYETLRRLCGADDELFRKLNPAYRPEVIEGKLYVPPGHLIRVPAGSAKSFDVAYSRLSGSERFDSQRVMFLLHRVKRGDSMGKLAKLYGVSQTSIARANGIKKNARLRPGQVLKVPPHAESRPGPVTVAIGESKPQQTREQKRAEQAEIAAEKKPSASKSKKKSKKADKVAPARKPQFRVHKVASGQTLSSIAARYDVSIAELRAANGLKKSSVIKAGQKLKVPN; encoded by the coding sequence ATGTCGGCCAGAAATCCCAGAACGCGTGGCAGCATCTTAATCGTTTCCGCCCTCTGCTGCGGTGCCGCATTCGCGGAACCGCCGGCATCGCCGGAACTGCCGCCGGCGCTGAGCCAGCCGCCCACCGCCGCCGAGCCCAACCCGGCGATGCCGCCGCCGCTGCCCAGCGCGCCCACCGCCGCCAACCCGGTGGCCGCGACGCAGAACCTGGCGCCCGCCCAGGCGCCGCTGCCGAAGTCGGTCATCACGGTGGCCGAGGACCCCACTCCGCAGTTTCCGCGCTACGCCTCGCTGCAGCCGCGCATCGACTTCTGGACCCGCATCTTCGGCCAGTACTCCGAGCTGCAGAGCGTCGTGCATTCCGCCGAGTACACGCACAAGGTCTACGCCGTGCTGGACTTCCGCGGCGACGCGGTGACCATGAACCGCTTCGCGCTGGGCAAGTGGCGCAGCGAAGAGGAAGAGCGGGTCAAGGCCCAGGTCGAGCGCCTGCTCAGGTCGGTGCACGCCAAGCGCCACACGCCGGAACTGCTGAACGCCGACGAGCGCCGCATCTTCGAGCTCTACGCCGACATCGACGACGACAGCCGCTTCGAGAAGGCCATGGGCACCACCCGCGCCCAGCGCGGCCTGCAGGAACGCACCGCGGCGGCGCTGGCCACCTCCGGCAAGTACCTGCCGGAGATGGAGCGCATCTTCCGCGGCTACGGCCTGCCGACGCGGCTGACGCGGCTGCCGCTGGTGGAATCCAGCTTCAACGTCGAGGCCTACTCCAAGGTCGGCGCCGCCGGCCTGTGGCAGTTCATGCCCGCGTCGGCGCGGATGTACATGCGCCTGGACAACCTGGTCGACGACCGCCGCGACCCCTGGACCTCCACCGACGCCGCCGCGCGCCACCTGCGCGACGACTACCGGGTGCTCGGTGCCTGGCCGCTGGCGCTCACCGCCTACAACCACGGCCGCGGCGGCATCGCCCGCGGCCTGCGCGAGACCGGCGGCACGACGCTGCCGGACCTGATCCGCGACTACAAGTCCAAGAGCTTCGGCTTCGCCTCCAAGAACTTCTACGCCGAGTTCATCGCCGCCTCCGACGTGGAGCGCAACCACCAGAAGCATTTCGGCGAAGTGCAGCGCGGCGCGCCGGTGGCCTTCGACGTGGTCGAAACCCGCCACTACGTGCCCTACGAAACCCTGCGCCGTCTCTGCGGCGCCGACGACGAACTGTTCCGCAAGCTCAACCCCGCCTACCGGCCGGAAGTCATCGAGGGCAAGCTCTACGTGCCGCCGGGTCACCTGATCCGCGTGCCCGCCGGCAGCGCCAAGAGCTTCGACGTGGCCTACTCCAGGCTCAGCGGCAGCGAGCGCTTCGACAGCCAGCGCGTCATGTTCCTGCTGCATCGCGTGAAGCGCGGCGACAGCATGGGCAAGCTGGCCAAGCTCTACGGCGTCAGCCAGACCTCCATCGCCCGCGCCAACGGCATCAAGAAGAACGCCAGGCTGCGCCCCGGTCAGGTGCTCAAGGTGCCGCCGCACGCCGAATCGCGCCCCGGCCCGGTGACCGTGGCCATCGGCGAATCCAAGCCGCAGCAGACACGCGAACAGAAGCGCGCCGAGCAGGCCGAGATCGCCGCCGAGAAGAAGCCCTCAGCCAGCAAGTCGAAAAAGAAGTCGAAGAAGGCCGACAAGGTCGCCCCGGCCAGGAAGCCGCAGTTCCGCGTGCACAAGGTCGCCAGCGGCCAGACCCTGTCGAGCATCGCCGCGCGCTACGACGTCTCCATCGCCGAACTGCGCGCCGCCAACGGCCTCAAGAAGAGCAGCGTGATCAAGGCGGGGCAGAAGCTGAAGGTGCCGAACTGA
- a CDS encoding SDR family oxidoreductase: MARPAAAKKTILVTGAAGSLAKRVIARLHGRYNVIAVDFRQKVETDANIPSYKVDLHKRGFEDIFRNHKIDAVIHIGRFFAHEQDRQRRYNANVLGSKKLLELCRKYFVKQVMIHSTYYVYGASPYNPALLDEDAPLKASEVTQDLVDSVELESLAQIYLWKYPELNITILRPCNVLGPGVRNSMALLLSRSIAPVLLGFSPMMQFLHVDDMADAIVVSFEQNKPGIYNVAPEDWVAFQEAVAQSGCRRLPIPSIPPAIPRLWSNLLNWNAFFPPYLINYFKYPVIIDGRLFRETFGWKPKRSLNDIFGYYRKSKLLTA, encoded by the coding sequence ATGGCCCGCCCCGCAGCGGCAAAGAAGACCATCCTGGTCACCGGCGCCGCCGGCTCGCTGGCCAAGCGCGTGATCGCGCGCCTGCACGGCCGCTACAACGTGATCGCGGTGGACTTCCGCCAGAAGGTCGAGACCGACGCCAACATCCCCTCCTACAAGGTGGACCTGCACAAGCGCGGCTTCGAGGACATCTTCCGCAACCACAAGATCGACGCGGTGATCCACATCGGCCGCTTCTTCGCCCATGAGCAGGACCGCCAGCGGCGCTACAACGCCAACGTGCTGGGCAGCAAGAAGCTGCTGGAGCTGTGCCGCAAGTACTTCGTCAAGCAGGTGATGATCCACTCCACCTACTACGTCTACGGCGCCAGCCCCTACAACCCGGCGCTGCTGGACGAGGACGCGCCGCTGAAGGCCAGCGAAGTGACGCAGGACCTGGTCGACTCGGTGGAGCTGGAAAGCCTGGCGCAGATCTACCTGTGGAAGTACCCCGAGCTGAACATCACCATCCTGCGGCCCTGCAACGTGCTGGGCCCGGGCGTACGCAACAGCATGGCGTTGCTGCTGTCGCGCTCGATCGCCCCGGTGCTGCTGGGCTTCTCGCCGATGATGCAGTTCCTGCACGTGGACGACATGGCCGACGCCATCGTGGTGTCCTTCGAGCAGAACAAGCCGGGCATCTACAACGTCGCCCCGGAGGACTGGGTCGCCTTCCAGGAGGCGGTCGCGCAGAGCGGCTGCCGCCGGCTGCCGATCCCGTCGATCCCGCCGGCCATCCCCAGGCTGTGGAGCAACCTGCTGAACTGGAACGCCTTCTTCCCGCCGTACCTGATCAATTACTTCAAGTACCCGGTGATCATCGACGGCCGCCTGTTCCGCGAGACCTTCGGCTGGAAGCCCAAGCGCAGCCTCAACGACATCTTCGGCTACTACCGCAAGAGCAAGCTGTTGACGGCGTGA
- a CDS encoding SDR family oxidoreductase yields the protein MNPFDFSGKTVFVSGGTSGINLGIAHAFARAGAKLAVMSRSQDKVNAAVAELQAHGGEVAGYSADVREPAKVEEALKAAHARLGAFDVLVSGAAGNFPAPALGISPNGFRAVVEIDLLGSFHVVRAAFPLLKKPGASIIQISAPQSYNPMEFQMHVCAAKAGVDMITRVGAIEWGPMGVRINSVVPGPIADTEGMSRLAPNAEAERLTLESVPMGRYGSKQEIADACLWLASPMASYVTGVVLPVDGGWSLGGTSVASAGMKKALAAGK from the coding sequence ATGAATCCCTTCGATTTCAGCGGCAAGACTGTCTTCGTCTCCGGCGGCACCAGCGGCATCAACCTGGGCATCGCCCATGCCTTCGCCCGGGCCGGCGCCAAGCTCGCGGTGATGTCGCGTTCGCAGGACAAGGTCAACGCCGCGGTGGCGGAACTGCAGGCCCATGGCGGCGAAGTCGCCGGCTATTCGGCCGACGTGCGCGAGCCGGCCAAGGTCGAGGAGGCACTGAAGGCCGCGCATGCAAGGCTGGGCGCCTTCGACGTGCTGGTCAGCGGCGCCGCCGGCAATTTCCCGGCCCCGGCCCTGGGCATCTCACCCAACGGCTTCCGCGCCGTGGTGGAGATCGACCTGCTCGGCAGCTTCCACGTGGTGCGCGCCGCCTTCCCGCTGCTGAAGAAGCCGGGCGCCTCGATCATCCAGATTTCCGCGCCGCAGTCCTACAACCCGATGGAGTTCCAGATGCATGTCTGCGCCGCCAAGGCCGGCGTCGACATGATCACCCGCGTCGGCGCCATCGAGTGGGGCCCGATGGGCGTGCGCATCAACTCGGTGGTGCCCGGCCCGATCGCCGACACCGAGGGCATGTCGCGCCTGGCGCCCAACGCCGAGGCCGAACGCCTGACCCTGGAATCGGTGCCGATGGGCCGCTACGGCAGCAAGCAGGAAATCGCCGACGCCTGCCTGTGGCTGGCCTCGCCGATGGCCAGCTACGTCACCGGCGTGGTGCTGCCGGTGGATGGCGGCTGGTCGCTGGGCGGCACCAGCGTGGCCAGCGCGGGGATGAAGAAAGCCCTCGCCGCGGGCAAGTAG
- a CDS encoding lysophospholipid acyltransferase family protein — translation MAIKDVWRALASFSPSESLYRRIVTPEVEAAIEKIPKPVGSFGYDPWGYNENAVKVSLGVTKWLYDHYFRVTANGLENIPANGRLLIIGNHSGQLPMDGVLLGTALATNPQGPRAARAMIERFFPTVPYLGNLLNSIGAVIGDPLNCAKMLESEEVIIVFPEGVRGSGKLYKDRYKLQRFGNGFMHLALTHKTPIIPVGIVGCEETMPAVANIAPLAKILGVPYVPIAPPFPLPARVHLNFGKPMHFKCNMDSEDEVTALVEEVKTEIRRLIALGLEQRKEIY, via the coding sequence ATGGCCATCAAGGATGTATGGAGGGCGCTGGCAAGCTTCAGCCCCAGTGAATCGCTGTACCGCCGTATCGTCACCCCCGAGGTCGAGGCGGCGATCGAGAAGATTCCCAAGCCGGTCGGCAGCTTCGGCTACGACCCCTGGGGCTACAACGAAAACGCGGTGAAGGTCTCGCTGGGCGTGACCAAGTGGCTCTACGACCATTATTTCCGCGTCACCGCCAACGGCCTGGAGAACATCCCCGCCAACGGCCGCCTGCTGATCATCGGCAACCACTCCGGGCAGCTGCCCATGGACGGCGTCCTGCTGGGCACGGCGCTGGCGACCAATCCGCAGGGTCCGCGCGCGGCGCGGGCCATGATCGAGCGCTTCTTCCCGACGGTGCCTTACCTCGGCAACCTGCTGAACTCGATCGGCGCGGTGATCGGCGATCCGCTCAACTGCGCCAAGATGCTGGAGTCCGAGGAGGTCATCATCGTCTTCCCCGAGGGCGTGCGCGGCTCCGGCAAGCTCTACAAGGACCGCTACAAGCTGCAGCGCTTCGGCAACGGCTTCATGCACCTGGCGCTGACGCACAAGACGCCGATCATCCCGGTGGGCATCGTCGGCTGCGAAGAGACCATGCCGGCCGTGGCCAACATCGCGCCGCTGGCCAAGATCCTGGGTGTCCCCTACGTGCCGATCGCGCCACCGTTCCCGCTGCCGGCGCGGGTGCACCTGAACTTCGGCAAGCCGATGCACTTCAAGTGCAACATGGACAGCGAGGACGAGGTGACCGCCCTGGTCGAAGAGGTCAAGACCGAAATCCGGCGCCTGATCGCGCTGGGCCTGGAACAGCGCAAGGAGATCTACTGA
- the pdxH gene encoding pyridoxamine 5'-phosphate oxidase has translation MTQYTRNSQMGDGDLLPDPIAQLAVWLDDAKDAGMLEPTAMALGTSVEGQPSVRIVLFKGFVEGDLTFYTNYEGRKGRELAANPRAAATFWWDRLERQVRIEGAVEKLPEALSREYFYRRPRESQLGALTSHQSEVVASREELDRRWEENAQRLAGSEVPFPSFWGGYRLVPASLEFWQGRRGRLHDRLRYTRVKNEWRVDRLEP, from the coding sequence ATGACGCAATACACGAGGAATTCGCAGATGGGCGACGGCGACCTGCTGCCGGACCCCATCGCCCAGCTCGCGGTCTGGCTGGACGACGCGAAGGACGCCGGCATGCTGGAGCCCACGGCCATGGCCCTGGGCACCAGCGTCGAGGGCCAGCCCTCGGTGCGCATCGTCCTGTTCAAGGGCTTCGTCGAGGGCGACCTGACGTTCTACACCAACTACGAAGGCCGCAAGGGCCGCGAGCTGGCCGCCAACCCGCGCGCCGCCGCCACCTTCTGGTGGGACCGCCTGGAGCGCCAGGTGCGTATCGAGGGCGCCGTCGAGAAGCTGCCGGAAGCCTTGTCGCGCGAATACTTCTACCGCCGCCCGCGCGAATCGCAGCTGGGGGCACTGACCTCGCACCAGAGCGAGGTGGTGGCCAGCCGCGAAGAGCTGGACCGCCGCTGGGAGGAGAACGCCCAGCGCCTGGCCGGCAGCGAGGTGCCCTTTCCCTCGTTCTGGGGCGGCTACCGCCTGGTTCCGGCCTCGCTCGAATTCTGGCAGGGCCGCCGCGGGCGGCTGCACGACCGCCTGCGCTACACGCGTGTGAAAAACGAATGGCGCGTGGATCGTCTCGAACCCTGA
- a CDS encoding cold-shock protein produces MSNRENGTVKWFDNAKGYGFIQRGAGDDVFVHFRQIQGDGYRTLQEGQQVQFNVVQGQKGLQAENVNVV; encoded by the coding sequence ATGTCCAATCGTGAAAACGGAACCGTGAAGTGGTTCGACAACGCCAAGGGCTACGGCTTCATCCAGCGCGGTGCGGGGGATGATGTGTTCGTGCACTTCCGGCAGATCCAGGGCGATGGCTACCGTACGCTGCAGGAGGGGCAGCAGGTGCAGTTCAACGTGGTGCAGGGGCAGAAGGGCCTGCAGGCGGAGAATGTGAACGTCGTCTGA
- a CDS encoding M48 family metallopeptidase, which produces MNRRLALIATAGLAALVVACATSPTGRKQLRLVSDAEMDEMGVTAFQQMKTKTPPTKDARTNAYVTCVANAITREVPGGRQWEVQVFDDKQVNAFALPGGKIGVYTGLLKVATSQDQLAAVIGHEVSHVLAGHSASRVSNQMASQLGVNILSAASGVDASMIGMGANLLLVLPFSRGDETEADVLGEELMARAGFDPRQSVALWQNMAKASGGNAPPQFMSTHPANETRINDLNAHLSKAMPLYEQARSQGKTPRCS; this is translated from the coding sequence ATGAACCGCCGCCTTGCCCTGATCGCCACCGCCGGCCTTGCTGCCCTGGTGGTCGCCTGCGCCACCTCCCCCACCGGCCGCAAGCAGCTGCGCCTGGTCTCCGACGCCGAGATGGACGAGATGGGCGTCACCGCCTTCCAGCAGATGAAGACCAAGACGCCGCCGACCAAGGACGCCAGGACCAACGCCTACGTCACCTGCGTCGCCAACGCCATCACCCGCGAGGTCCCCGGCGGCCGCCAGTGGGAAGTGCAGGTGTTCGACGACAAGCAGGTCAACGCTTTCGCCCTGCCGGGCGGCAAGATCGGCGTCTACACCGGCCTGCTGAAGGTGGCGACCAGCCAGGACCAGCTGGCGGCGGTGATCGGCCACGAGGTCTCGCACGTGCTGGCCGGGCATTCCGCCTCGCGCGTGTCCAACCAGATGGCCTCGCAGCTGGGCGTGAACATCCTCAGCGCCGCCTCCGGCGTCGACGCCAGCATGATCGGCATGGGCGCCAACCTGCTGCTGGTGCTGCCGTTCTCGCGCGGCGACGAAACCGAGGCCGACGTGCTGGGCGAGGAGCTGATGGCCCGCGCCGGCTTCGATCCGCGGCAGTCGGTGGCGCTGTGGCAGAACATGGCCAAGGCCAGCGGCGGCAACGCGCCGCCGCAGTTCATGTCGACCCATCCGGCCAACGAGACCCGCATCAACGACCTGAACGCGCATCTGAGCAAGGCGATGCCGCTGTACGAGCAGGCACGCAGCCAGGGCAAGACGCCGCGCTGCTCGTAA
- a CDS encoding acyl-CoA thioesterase, producing MSLPFRYYLRVRYGECDAQKVVFNARYGEYVDLAISEFLRAIGYGAEMASGELDFQLVKQTTEWKAPSRFDEVLECRVFTRHLGNTSFTLGVEFRGAGEEKLRASSDTVYVMVDRKLAKTPLPEAFRASLQRGAEGLSTDHAASQG from the coding sequence ATGTCCCTGCCTTTCCGCTACTACCTGCGCGTGCGCTATGGCGAATGCGACGCGCAGAAGGTCGTATTCAACGCGCGCTATGGCGAGTATGTGGACCTGGCGATCTCCGAGTTCCTGCGCGCCATCGGCTACGGTGCCGAGATGGCCAGCGGCGAGCTGGACTTCCAGCTGGTGAAGCAGACCACGGAGTGGAAGGCGCCCTCGCGCTTCGACGAGGTGCTCGAATGCCGCGTCTTCACGCGCCACCTGGGCAACACCTCCTTCACGCTCGGCGTGGAGTTCCGCGGCGCGGGCGAGGAGAAGCTGCGCGCCAGTTCCGACACGGTCTATGTGATGGTGGACCGCAAGCTCGCCAAGACGCCGCTGCCGGAGGCCTTCCGTGCCTCGCTGCAGCGCGGCGCGGAGGGGCTCAGCACCGATCACGCCGCGTCGCAGGGGTGA
- a CDS encoding Dps family protein: protein MAKAKEKKQKAKIDIGIDKDQRKAIADGLSRLLADEYTLYLKTHNFHWNVTGPMFNTLHLMFETHYNEAALAVDLVAERIRALGFPAPGTYKQYAALSSIKETDGVPPALDMVQLLVEGHEACVKTARSIFPLADKSHDEPTADLLTQRMQLHEKTAWMLRSLLE from the coding sequence ATGGCCAAGGCCAAGGAAAAGAAGCAGAAGGCGAAGATCGACATCGGCATCGACAAGGACCAGCGCAAGGCCATCGCCGACGGCCTGTCGCGCCTGCTGGCCGACGAGTACACCCTGTACCTGAAGACCCACAACTTCCACTGGAACGTCACGGGGCCGATGTTCAACACCCTGCACCTGATGTTCGAGACGCACTACAACGAGGCCGCCCTGGCGGTGGACCTGGTGGCCGAGCGCATCCGCGCCCTGGGCTTCCCGGCACCGGGCACCTACAAGCAGTACGCCGCGCTGTCCTCCATCAAGGAAACGGATGGCGTGCCGCCGGCGCTGGACATGGTGCAGCTGCTGGTCGAAGGCCACGAGGCCTGCGTCAAGACCGCGCGCAGCATCTTCCCGCTGGCCGACAAGTCTCACGACGAGCCCACCGCCGACCTGCTGACGCAGCGCATGCAGCTGCATGAGAAGACGGCGTGGATGCTGCGCAGCTTGCTGGAGTAA
- a CDS encoding YhdH/YhfP family quinone oxidoreductase, with the protein MNAFKALRVHQKDKSTEARIEQVTVAELSAGEVVIKVHYSSLNYKDALAVTGKGRIMRRMPCVAGIDLSGVVAESADPAYKAGDEVLVTGCDIGELHDGGLAEYARVAASAVVPLPRGLSLKEAMQLGTAGFTAALALRRMLENHQAPEMGPIAVTGPSGGVGSVALSLFRRAGFRTAAITGKPEAARDYLLALGADEIVDRNTLDLGKRPMESGRWGGAVDNVGGETLTYLTRTVNPWGNIGCIGLAQSHELNTTVMPLILRGVSLLGIHSVQMPRAWRLEVWQQLAGPWKPQHLDRIAPREITLEEVPAACAGIVAGKLTGRSVVRLA; encoded by the coding sequence ATGAATGCATTCAAGGCCCTGCGTGTCCACCAGAAGGACAAGTCCACCGAGGCGCGGATCGAGCAGGTCACGGTGGCCGAGCTCTCCGCCGGTGAAGTGGTGATCAAGGTCCACTACTCCAGCCTCAACTACAAGGACGCCCTGGCCGTCACCGGCAAGGGCCGCATCATGCGCCGCATGCCCTGCGTCGCCGGCATCGACCTGTCCGGCGTCGTCGCCGAGAGCGCCGACCCGGCCTACAAGGCCGGCGACGAGGTGCTGGTCACCGGCTGCGACATCGGCGAACTGCACGACGGCGGCCTGGCCGAATACGCCCGCGTCGCGGCCAGCGCGGTGGTGCCGCTGCCGCGCGGCCTGTCGCTGAAGGAGGCGATGCAGCTCGGCACCGCCGGCTTCACCGCCGCGCTGGCGCTGCGCCGCATGCTGGAGAACCACCAGGCGCCGGAGATGGGTCCCATCGCGGTGACCGGACCCAGCGGCGGTGTCGGCTCGGTGGCGCTGTCGCTGTTCCGGCGCGCCGGCTTCAGGACCGCCGCGATCACCGGCAAGCCGGAAGCCGCGCGCGACTACCTGCTGGCGCTGGGCGCCGACGAGATCGTCGACCGCAACACCCTGGACCTGGGCAAGCGCCCGATGGAATCCGGCCGCTGGGGCGGCGCGGTGGACAACGTCGGCGGCGAGACGCTGACGTATCTGACGCGCACGGTGAACCCCTGGGGCAACATCGGCTGCATCGGCCTGGCGCAGTCGCACGAGCTGAACACCACGGTGATGCCGCTGATCCTGCGCGGCGTGTCGCTGCTGGGCATCCACTCCGTGCAGATGCCGCGCGCCTGGCGCCTCGAGGTCTGGCAGCAGCTCGCCGGCCCCTGGAAGCCGCAGCACCTGGACCGCATCGCGCCGCGCGAAATCACGCTGGAGGAAGTGCCTGCCGCCTGTGCCGGGATCGTCGCCGGCAAGCTCACCGGACGCAGCGTCGTGCGGCTGGCCTGA
- a CDS encoding ABC transporter ATP-binding protein, with protein MNAVVAPSSSPILSVRRLRVQFPLRRGWPWSAPSLLRAVEEVNFDLAPGETLGIVGESGCGKSTLARTLVGLQRVTSGGIIFNGRPLQNLDEEGWRAVRRDIQMVFQDPLASLDPRMTVGEIVAEPLRSLYPEVGAVERDRRVAQWLERVGLSASHRNRYPHEFSGGQCQRIGIARALVVQPRLLICDEPVSALDVSVQAQIINLLRDLQKEFGLSMLFIAHDLSVVRLISHRVLVMYLGRIMEQGPRETLFAQPLHPYTKALMAAVPGQHLGDRALVARGEIPSPLNPPLGCVFTTRCPIADPLCTRQLPPLKSLARGRAVACHFVGG; from the coding sequence ATGAACGCCGTCGTCGCCCCCTCGTCCTCCCCGATCCTCTCCGTCCGCCGTCTGCGCGTGCAGTTCCCGCTGCGCCGCGGCTGGCCCTGGAGCGCGCCGAGCCTGCTGCGCGCGGTGGAAGAAGTGAATTTCGACCTCGCCCCCGGCGAGACCCTCGGCATCGTCGGCGAATCCGGCTGCGGCAAGTCCACCCTGGCCCGAACCCTCGTGGGCCTGCAGCGCGTTACCTCCGGCGGCATCATCTTCAACGGCCGCCCGCTGCAGAACCTCGACGAGGAAGGCTGGCGCGCGGTGCGCCGCGACATCCAGATGGTGTTCCAGGATCCGCTGGCGAGCCTGGACCCGCGCATGACCGTGGGCGAGATCGTCGCCGAGCCGCTGCGCTCGCTGTACCCGGAGGTCGGCGCGGTCGAACGGGACCGGCGCGTGGCGCAGTGGCTGGAGCGGGTCGGCCTGTCGGCCAGTCACCGCAACCGCTACCCGCACGAGTTCTCCGGCGGCCAGTGCCAGCGCATCGGCATCGCCCGCGCCCTGGTGGTGCAGCCGCGCCTGCTGATCTGCGACGAGCCGGTGTCGGCGCTGGACGTGTCGGTGCAGGCACAGATCATCAACCTGCTGCGCGACCTGCAGAAGGAATTCGGCCTGTCGATGCTGTTCATCGCCCACGACCTGTCGGTGGTGCGCCTGATCAGCCACCGCGTGCTGGTGATGTACCTGGGCCGCATCATGGAGCAGGGCCCGCGCGAGACCCTGTTCGCCCAGCCGCTGCATCCCTATACCAAGGCCCTGATGGCGGCGGTACCGGGCCAGCACCTGGGCGACCGCGCCCTGGTGGCGCGGGGAGAGATTCCCAGCCCGCTGAACCCGCCGCTGGGCTGTGTCTTCACCACCCGCTGCCCGATCGCCGATCCGCTGTGCACGCGGCAGCTGCCGCCGCTGAAGTCATTGGCGCGCGGAAGAGCGGTGGCCTGTCACTTCGTGGGTGGCTGA